The window aaatatatttctagTAAAAACCCTAGAAAgcattatatatacttatatattgtAAATTTCTAGATTAAATATTTCCTTGAATCgaatttgtttattagttttctTAAAGTTTAGACATGATTCACTTTTTCAAATGTGAGGAATTTGAAAAGGGCGAAGAGTCTCGTGCGGGACCTTTCCAGCTGTTAATGACATCACTACTCTGACGAGCCCGACTCCGCCCGTGGGGCGGGGCAAACAttgtaaacaagaataaaagcaactcGCGAGCCGCGAAACTTTACAATCGGCAGTGCTCGACAACAACAGACAGCAGGCCAGTTAGAAAAAACCCGACCGCTTAAAACTGGAGGACTTTTACTTTTGGATGCGCGTTATCTCTCATTTTAAAGGATTCTTTTCTCGTGCGTTTTTCTAACAGGTTCCGTCAAGATGCTGCAGGCGTGTTCTCCATCGCACGACTGGTTCTGCGACTCCGAGCCGTTGCTGTTTGACGATGAGTTCTGTATGAGCCTCATGAAGGACCTGCAGTGCATCCCCACACCGCCTCAGTCTCCTCCCATGAAACCCGGCCTCGCAAAGAACATGTCCACGGTGGACCAGCTGGAGTTAGTATCTGAACTTTTAATGGAGGACACAGACTTTCTCCAACTGGACTGGAACTTTACCGGGCCCGCTTCTTCAGCAGATGATCCGCTATCAGAGGACTGCCTGTGGCGCCCCGACGGGGACAAACAGACAGAGGATAAACTATCCGCGGTGCTCTCCACGAGCCCCCTGCTCTCCGACATAGACACGCAGATTTTCGCGGAGATCGCCGGCTCTACGCTGGACTGCCACACCGCGGCGCTCGCCTGCCAGGCACTGGAGAGCGAAGACTCCCCGCTGGACAGCCAGGAGCAGATCGAATCCACGTCTGACTACGGTTCACTGTCCACAGGAGGAGAGTCATCCACTAGCGATTCTGGTGAGTCTTTTGCTACCTTTACAGTGCTTATCAGTGCTGGGTGTTAAAGTTATCTGTTGATCTTAAGCCTATCATACCTTAAAAAAAGCATAACACACTTTAACATGGAAAAAAATAGatgtatttaaatgaattgaTTTTAGATTGTGATATATAACTTCTTCACTGATATTTGTGTGTTTAGCACTAATAATAGTGTAAAGCTCAGCTTGTAACGGTTGTTGTGCTCTACAGAGGAGGAGATTGATGTGGTGACGGTGCGGCGCTCCAGCACCCTGACACGCTCTCAGCACCAGCAGCAGCTGGAGGACAGCCGGCGGGAGCAGCAGCGTGCACTCAAGCGCTATCACTTTGAAATCCAGCAGCAGCACAATTACGCTGCCCCGCGACCTGCCTCTCCTCCGCCCCCGCCCTCACCGCCTCTCAAGCGCACTCGGGGCTCTGGAGACTCCCAGCGAGGTCTGCAGATCCCTGGACGCTCTCGCAGTCTGGTCGTCCGACAGCCGGTTGATACAGAGGATGAAGAGGAGAGGAGGAGGACGCACAATGTGATGGAGAGGCAAAGGCGCAACGAGTTAAAGAACTGCTTTCTAAGGCTGCGGGACAACGTCCCTGAACTGTCCAACAACGACAAGGCGTCCAAAGTGGTGATTTTAAAGCGTGCGAAAGAAAGCATCAGAAATCTAGAATCAGAAAACCAGAGACTGACCAGCAAAAGAGACAAACTCCGAGAGCGACAGGAACAGCTGAAAGCCAGACTTGAACAGCTGAAGAGACATTGAGCACCCGGGACTAAACTTTAGCCACTTGATAGTAGTCGAGTGCTCGGCTGGTTTGAGGACTGAAACACATGTGACTGATTGTAAAGAGCGCAGCAGCATCTCTTGAAGAGATTGTGGAGGTTTTTTTCGTTTAGCAAACGTGCATGATCAATGCAGGAAACGTTCTCAGTGTTTTGACTTGCGTAAAGTCATTTAGTTCATGAGTCTTACTATTATGAAAGCgtttcatatactgtatgttgGACGAATAATCAGTTTAATGCATAGTTAGCCTTAAAGTCCACACACACGTTCTACCTTGTTGTTCTTGGCATTCATGTTATTTCTTGTAATGTTTTGGGCTGGATCCAAAGGATGTTAGAAATAAGGGGTTGAATGTATCATTAGCATATGATGACGTTTTTTATAGAGAAGGTTTGCATTTAATGTTGATGTTCAAACTGGAACTATGTAAGAATTTCAGGTTTGGAGTTGAAGAGTTCATACACTGTTTTGGACTCCATGTGTCTTTTACAATTTGTCAGTTATTGTATGTTCCCTCCCATTTCTTTGTTTATCTACCTCTGCCAGGAAATAGCCTGGCTATTTTATTGCCTTCATAATGGCAAAGTGTATATAGTTtcctaagtttttttttctgtaaatatctCTTGTTAATtatgtataataaattatttagtcTTTTTCTTGGTTCAATTTGcaggttttttgttgtttttttttttttttttttttttgaagaaaaaaagtttGTTCATTTTTCAACTGCACTTTgttataaaagtaataaaaaaatgagcAAGATCTCAGGTTGTGTTTGAATCTTTTCACGAGCACCTTGCTAAAACTCAAACATTTCAACAGTCAAGGTGTGGTTTCTTTACAGGTGACTTTCTCACACACAGTTGCACAATGCAAAGGCTTTTAAAGCGCAGCAGGAATGTTGATGGCATTCAGGTGAAGGTGAGCGCCTGCTGACTGACATTTGCTTGAAGTCGAAAGTGTCTGATTGCTGAGGGTCAATAAAACACTAAAATGCAGGAGGGTCATAAACTCCTAAATCTTCACAAGACTCGCCCCATGTAAACTACTAAACTTCATAGTAAATCAAATATCTCAGTGTAATGGCTAAAACAATGTATTTCTCAAGACAACCGTCAAAGCTCTCTGGCTGAGATTCTGTAATTTCTCAATAGACTATTTGCATGTGCAGTTTAGTGCGTGAATATTTGAAAGTTAAATCCTAAACTAGTATTCAAAAATGCTGGATAAATGTTTGACTCACTGCCCTAGTTGGCACTTGAAGAGTAGCACTGCTGCATGAATAATTTCATGAAACAAAGAATGCTGCCTCAGTTTAAAACACTGTTAACCAACAATGGCAGCATTGTTTTCATCCATTATAATAAGACATGTTTCCTCAGTAAATCGATGTGTCATGTAAAACTGAAGCTTGGAGAAATGATGCTGATAATTCAGCTTTGCATCAAAAgaattaatcacatttttatgttttatacccactgaactaaactgaacttcagcactgaaaactgaactgacactgttttagTTTACTAAAACCtctatgttaagctactttgacaaTCTACAGTGcaaaaagcgctatagaaataaagattaattgaatataAGTTAGAAATTTGATATTTTCTGTTaatattttcccttttttctgCATTGTTAGAGTTCTATATTATACAAAATTAAttgaaaagttattaaaaaaaatagacatTAGAGAGATAATAAAGTTCAAATATCAATTCTAAACCATAGTTGTTAGCCATTTTACACGCAGACCACCCTAAAATATCAaaatcctaatatatatatatatatatatatatatatatatatatatatatttatttttattaaataaaggaataacgcaaaaatactttataaaaaactatttgtaatatatattaatttaaacattgTTTCAAATTTGAGGTTCATTCcttaacattaattttttttttttttctgaaaatgaaaacattttaccGAACTAAACATTATATGACAGCAACGATTAATAAACCCTAccaggaaataaaaacaaatacaaaaagacACATACATCATGTGTCCTGTTGCCATGTTCAGATACATAGTAACAAGTGCCCATCTTTTGTTTTCCAATATCCAATTTCATTTGAAATTACGCAGTCATATATTCTATGCTATATATCAAATTCTATCCACTGTGCTATTGTTGGAGGGTGCAGCTTCATccaatttattgttgttttttttgcacttAGTAAAAGTATATGTAGTATACATATCAGGGATGCCCAGATCTGATCATGTAATTGGAAATCGAGCACAATCACACGGTTTCAGACTCAATCTAAATCAGATGTTACCTCCCaatcaggactcaaatatatatgtatatatgtatattatatattcttattatttttagcacATCTATAGTTAGgctgtggcacagagttagatcTCTTaaattcacacagaaacagcaacgcatgCAGCATGACATTACTTTGTTGAAAAGACATcattggttaaatgctggcaaagtagaacatggaagcatgagtatgtctgtggtctggaggtattataaagttgatgacgacaacactgctacagcaaactgtgagatatgtaaacttaggattgcctgctgggtattttaagttgaagtgctatttttatatttaatttttttatatttattgttgcactaaagtccaaaagtgaagaatttgtGTTATTTCTTACTTgactgttcaagctacctcacagaagtgctcggTTTGTTAATAgagatttaacattttaaaataaggtgaattaaataaaaaaataaggagcatcctggatctgtttcttcgcttttctttattcttttttaatgtattatagaaatatcggatcgggtttcggtatcggtacacactcaaaatcaaatgactcagacttgaggctaaaaaaacctgatcgggacatccctaatatatatctctggttattattatataaatcctGAGGTATCTCTTCAACCAAGAAAGTAAAAGGTAAATCTAACTGCATCATTATCTCAATCTTTACCCCTTGCCAAAATGCAAGTATcttcaaacatttacaaaatatatgcGTGTGATTACCTACATTTCTTAACATTTCTGCCAGattctgtttgtttttctctctttttatattgctgctggtctctgtgagttaccaaacaaatttcgttgtataactacaatgacaataaaagttctttactttacttaaatTATTCTCCCATTTGTTTCCAATCGGGTAGTTTATGATTGCAAAGAACACGGGTGTATTATTGTCTTCAGTTCCATTTAACCTTTTAAGTTCCCTGCCATTCAGAtgaagttaaaaaaaagaaagaattccattgaaaaatgaccaaagagcACCACAGGGTTAAAGTGACCTTTATTGCTTTTCTCCGAATACCAAGCAAGACCAGGCCAAAGAGCTGACTGTTTTGCAACAAGTGTCAGAACGGGTTTTAGACCTCCATCACTTAGCCCTCTTTCATCTTTTGTGCATAAACCTGTTGGGTCATGGATGCTTTGGAGAGAATGAAAGCAAAGCTTGTCTCCTGACAATCTGCATTGTCAAGTCTCCATTCACcctttaaatatgtaaatgtgcTGTCATCTAGACAACCGGCCCCTCAAACGGGCTCAAGTTGTAGACGGAAAGGTGCTAAAGAGACCAGGCGGGTCAAAGCCAGAGCGTTACCAGAAAGACAAGATCTAAAAGCAGAAAATGCCGTGACACTTTAGTTTATTACCTGCCAATCATTAACATTATTaaggctgtttattagtactaaaGTACACATTCTGCATGATCtctttcactttccttcagcttagtcccttgattcatcaggggtctccacagcggaatgaaccaccaacttatccagcatatgttttacacagccttccagctgcaacccatcactgggaaacacccatacactctcacattcatgctcatacacaacagccaatttagcttattcaattcacctatagcgcatgtgtttggactgtgagagaaaccagagcacccacaccaacacagggagaacatgcaaactccacacagaaatgccaactgacccagctgagactcgaagtagcggccttcttgctgtgaggcaacagtgctaaccactgatccaccgtgCCGCCCCTATCTCTAGATTTCTTAAGGATTTCAGATAGTTTTTTCTCTTCTTGATTTAATTGCCAGCATTAATGTGGTAAGTGTTACCTTGCATCATCTGTGGATGAGCACACACATGTCAGTGCATGTCATGCTGGCATCCTGAGGCTCTTCAGCATAGGAAGGTGTAAAACGTCCTGACAGAGATTCCAGAGAGTTTCATCTTTAACCCTCAGCCCACCAGTGACACTGGGAACGGCCTCAGGTCTGATCCTGCAGGATAGAAAAAGATAATAACAAAGATAAACATCTGTTTACTCAAACAATCACAACCATCTCTCTAGTGCTTCCACCTATCCAGACAAATCATCTTTTGCCAATCAGGTTTGTTcagtgagttaaaaaaaatatcccACAGTGATACCACAGAACAACCATTTTTTGCACGGACTCTTTTAGAGAACGGTTGTTGAACATTTTCATCTATATGTAACAAAGATATGGATCATGATCCTTTGACTTCAATTTTTGGTGCAGTGCCAGAAGAAATGCACCTATCAGCTTATCATGTAGAAATCATTGCTTTCTCTTCATTATTGGCCAGACGCCTGATCTGTCTCAGTTGGATCAAACCCATCATCCCACGAAACACTGGATATTAGAAGTGTTATCATATCTTAAACGCGAGGACCTTAAATGCACCATCCGGGGCTCTACACAAAAGTTTTATGCTAGGCTTCTATGCTACAGTGAATGCTTAGGGGTTACTATATCCTAAGTGAAAGTTTATCCtcaatttccttatttatttatgtatgcatgtatgtatgtatgtatgtatgtatgtatgtatgtatgtatgtatgtatgtatgtatgcatgcatgcatgtatttatttatttatttgtttgtttgtttatttattattgtttttattttttatttatttattaaatttttttatttactattttttctCCCTCTTTCTTTATGGAGTGTAAATTATGTACTGTGTTAAAATGTTGTTCAATACAGGTATGTGTGTTGTGGGAAAATGGAAGACTTGGAAATATATAAAAGTATTAGAATAAAAAAGAGATTAGTTATTACAGGGTTAGTTCATtcgagaattaaaaaaaaatctgtcatcatttactcacactggaCTTGTTCTAAAGCACTTTCTTTagttctattgaacacaaaagaagataaactGAAGACTGTtgaaaacctgttaccattgacttccatttgtatTTCCGGTGTAAATGTCAATTGTTACAGTTTTCCAACATTCCTCTGAATATCTTTTTTTCAAACGCAAACCAGTTTggaacattcttcagaatactgtatctttttaaaaatctaactGGTTTGGAGAAAGTCGAGGgtttccacactgtaaaaaataaaaagttgagttcACTTTAAAGATTTTAAAGTAACCGGCTGCAAAGGaattttgaggtttttttttatttgtgccaaattattttaatcattttctttacagccagttgctttaaaaaattaagttaactcaacttaaaatattatttggcACAATTGTAACCACTGAAGTTGAATAAACTCACATTTTCTTTGCAGCCGGTCGCtctaaaattttaagttaacttaacttttTATTGGGGGTGCCACGGtgccacagtgggtagcatgatcacagcaaaatgtcactggttcgaaccccagctgggtcagttggcatttctgtgtagagtttgcatgttcttcatggcgtgggtttccttcggatgctcccgtttcccccacagtccaaagacatgcgctataggtgaattgaataaactaaactggccaaattgtatgtatgtgaatgcaagattgtatgggtgtttcccagtgttgggttgcggctggaagggcatccggtttgtaaaacatatactggataagttggcgattatTCAGCTGTGAAGAccactaattaataaagggactaagctgaaaagaaaatgaatgaatgaacttttaattttttgcagCGCAACATTCTTTACaatatcaaaaaaacaaaaaacacaaactggtttggAATAACTCTAGGGTGAGTAAATTACGACCGAATAtttatatttgggtgaactaatgcTTTAAAAGAACTGTTTAAATTACTTCCACTATAATGAGGATGTAAACTCTTCTTAATGCACCATCAAAGCCCATATGAACCTATATTTCTAAGATTTAAAATTGCCAAAGCTTACGCAATCATCATATTAGCTGAAACGCACCCAACAAACTATTTTGCGGCCTGTGTGAAAGTGTATTTATCAGTGTTTGGGTTTCGGCCTGTCGGTCTGATGTGGATTGACACTGTTGTGTTTGCTTTCATCACACTGACGTGTCTCTGGCCATATGTTCCCTCACAGGAAGGTGACAAGAGACAGGAGCCATGTTTGCCAGAGACATTCCACTGCCTTCCTACTGTCATTAAGACATGAAAGCAGATTTAAGAGCTGAAACAACCTCTTTAAACACTCTTGACCATAAAGGTCACACACGCATTTTCATTCGTTATAATAATTCATGCTGGAGAGGACAGAAAGCGCTAGCATcccatttaatgatttaaaatttaTGTTATGAAAATGATATATTTATGGCAAAGTTCTTTTTTGATCTGAAAAGAACACGGTGAAATAAAGATGCTAGAAAATGACCATGGTGAGAAAAGGCATCTAGTCTCATGTcacttttattcatttaactTTATACCAAATGAAAGCTTCTTTAGTAAAAGAATAGCAAGTTCAGTTTCTGATAAATTAGCTCTTCACTTATTTGCACTCTTATTGGTTGTGTTAATGTTAAGGAAACATTTCTTTTTAGCAATATATCAAGTATTATGAGAACGATACTTCTGGAAGCTCTAAAACAagtagttacattaaaaaaatgtggcttttgtaacccaatgttggattaagggttgttgctagaagggatacagctgtggccaGAAATGAATGAGAATTATGTATGTTACTTAttaatttacacaaaaaaaatccgtaattttacggtttatttctggcagctgggttgctggaaaaaaagtgaaacaatgcccattaaataacagaaatgtacCGTATAAtatcagatattaaattacaaaactttACCATATAATATTGGatattaaatcacagaaatttactgtataatattagatattaaattacagatatttaccgtataatattagatattaaattacagaaatttaccgtataacattagatattaaattacagaaatttactgtataatatcagatattaaattacagaaatttactgtataatatcagatattaaattacagaaatttaccgtataatatcagatattaaattaccgaaatttactgtataatatcagatattaaattacagaaatttactgtataatatcggatattaaattacagaaatttaccgtataatatcagatattaaattacagaaatttaccgtataatattagatattaaattacagatatttacggTATAAtatcagatattaaattacagaaatttaccatataATATTAGATATTAAATAACAGATATTTACCGTATAACattagatattaaattacagaaatttaccgcaTAATATCAGATATTAAATAACAGATATTTACCGTATAACATTAGatattaaatcacagaaatttaccGCATAAtatcagatattaaattacagatatttaccgtataatattagatattaaattacagatatttaccgtataatattagatattaaattacagatatttaccgtaTAAtatcagatattaaattacagaaatttaccgcaTAAtatcagatattaaattacagatatttaccgtataatattagatattaaattacagatatttaccgtataatattagatattaaattacataaatgtaCCGTATAATtttagatattaaattacagaaatttaacgtataataatggatattaaattacagaaatgtatcgtataataatgaatattaaattacagaaatgtaccagATAAtatcagatattaaattacaaatatttaatgtataataatggatattaaattacagaaatgtaccgtataataatggatattaaattacagaaatgtacagtGTAATATAGGAcaataaattatagaaatttccttaaataaaaatttctggtaaatttctgtaatttaatgtccgttatttaaagttttttttttcccggcaccacagctgccagaaataaaccataaaattacagatttttttacagtgtacctattatttgtattttattattactagcGGCGCCCCTGCGTGAGTCTATCGTGCCGCTTGCGTGCCATCTCACGGCGCTGCCAATATGCGTAAAAAAAGATGGGATATGTGAATGGCCCTTAGttatagcctcagccatagttaaaatAAGCCTTTAATCAAGTGTTTGTGCATATTGTGTACAAGCTCGAAAcattaaactagcgcacagttggcataactttgtttagtggcagcagttttgttctgttCCATGCTGTTGAGGTGCCTTTAAGATTAatcaatagtgaaatcggttaatcgttgcatcccttgttttttttgtttgtttctagtccaaatatatatttttttaaatctttaaatcaagaagcattttttagacaagcaaaaatgattgtcctgttttcagaaatattaagt is drawn from Danio rerio strain Tuebingen ecotype United States chromosome 6, GRCz12tu, whole genome shotgun sequence and contains these coding sequences:
- the mych gene encoding myelocytomatosis oncogene homolog (The RefSeq protein has 1 substitution compared to this genomic sequence), whose product is MLQACSPSHDWFCDSEPLLFDDEFSMSLMKDLQCIPTPPQSPPMKPGLAKNMSTVDQLELVSELLMEDTDFLQLDWNFTGPASSADDPLSEDCLWRPDGDKQTEDKLSAVLSTSPLLSDIDTQIFAEIAGSTLDCHTAALACQALESEDSPLDSQEQIESTSDYGSLSTGGESSTSDSEEEIDVVTVRRSSTLTRSQHQQQLEDSRREQQRALKRYHFEIQQQHNYAAPRPASPPPPPSPPLKRTRGSGDSQRGLQIPGRSRSLVVRQPVDTEDEEERRRTHNVMERQRRNELKNCFLRLRDNVPELSNNDKASKVVILKRAKESIRNLESENQRLTSKRDKLRERQEQLKARLEQLKRH
- the mych gene encoding myelocytomatosis oncogene homolog isoform X1; amino-acid sequence: MLQACSPSHDWFCDSEPLLFDDEFCMSLMKDLQCIPTPPQSPPMKPGLAKNMSTVDQLELVSELLMEDTDFLQLDWNFTGPASSADDPLSEDCLWRPDGDKQTEDKLSAVLSTSPLLSDIDTQIFAEIAGSTLDCHTAALACQALESEDSPLDSQEQIESTSDYGSLSTGGESSTSDSEEEIDVVTVRRSSTLTRSQHQQQLEDSRREQQRALKRYHFEIQQQHNYAAPRPASPPPPPSPPLKRTRGSGDSQRGLQIPGRSRSLVVRQPVDTEDEEERRRTHNVMERQRRNELKNCFLRLRDNVPELSNNDKASKVVILKRAKESIRNLESENQRLTSKRDKLRERQEQLKARLEQLKRH